A stretch of the Paenibacillus dendritiformis genome encodes the following:
- a CDS encoding YitT family protein gives MLRQIIFIALGSIMMGVGLELFLVPNQITDGGVTGISIILSHVTSVPLGVFLFLLNLPFLIMGYKQIGKTFALSTLLGVAVMSFSTALLHPVQPFTENTFLAAVFGGIILGIGVGLVIRFGGSLDGTEIVAILLNKKTPFSVGEIVMFFNLFILTSAGFVFGWDRAMYSLIAYYIAFKMIDITVEGLNDSKAVWIISENYKAIGDALLSRLGRGVTYMNGEGGFSGDEKKIIFTVITRLEEAKLKSIVEEQDPQAFLAIGNIHDVKGGRFKKKDIH, from the coding sequence ATGCTGCGGCAGATTATATTCATTGCGCTCGGCTCGATCATGATGGGTGTCGGGCTGGAATTATTCCTCGTTCCGAACCAGATTACCGATGGAGGAGTGACCGGGATATCCATTATTTTGTCCCATGTCACATCCGTGCCCCTTGGCGTATTTCTCTTTCTTCTTAACCTTCCGTTTCTGATCATGGGATACAAGCAGATCGGAAAAACGTTTGCGTTATCAACTTTGCTTGGCGTCGCTGTCATGTCGTTCAGCACCGCTTTGCTGCATCCGGTGCAGCCGTTCACGGAGAATACATTTCTGGCAGCGGTATTCGGGGGCATCATTCTAGGGATCGGCGTAGGCTTGGTGATCCGCTTCGGCGGTTCGTTGGACGGTACGGAAATCGTGGCCATTTTGCTGAATAAAAAGACGCCTTTTTCTGTCGGCGAAATCGTCATGTTTTTCAACCTGTTCATTCTGACGAGCGCAGGCTTCGTCTTCGGCTGGGATCGGGCGATGTACTCGCTGATTGCCTATTACATTGCGTTCAAAATGATTGATATTACCGTAGAAGGCTTAAACGATTCCAAAGCGGTGTGGATTATTAGCGAGAACTATAAGGCCATCGGCGATGCGCTCCTGAGCCGGCTGGGCCGCGGGGTGACGTATATGAACGGGGAAGGCGGCTTCTCCGGCGACGAGAAGAAGATTATTTTTACGGTCATTACCCGGCTGGAGGAAGCGAAGCTCAAATCCATCGTCGAGGAGCAGGATCCGCAGGCGTTCCTGGCGATCGGCAATATTCATGACGTGAAGGGCGGACGCTTCAAAAAGAAAGATATTCACTAG
- a CDS encoding DUF6612 family protein, translated as MKRWYKGALAIFFVFALIIAGCGAKTAAPRAAVEGAFEKALELKSYGFETSIVIDDLQINAASATDPNAQMVMSMLKNAELKISGAVQQEPLQLEANLEVKLQGDMAMTFTLPMVMTEDKMWIKVPNIPMLPMPTEIVGKFIEFDLKQLAEESGEPLPTAADMKTMQNASNDLVKAVLGKFDEKAFFVNVDKKEAALPEGLDVNQIVKFNVNNDNFDQFATTLVKEALPAALDALNKDEYLKLFELEKADIEEAKKEIATDDNELKKGIAEIKETMKINELSLLTAINKDQYPTYQRAVVNLEFTEDGDKVKIAAKMTNQYTNINKPVEFKIGKPADAITMDQLEEMFAGY; from the coding sequence ATGAAAAGATGGTACAAGGGCGCGTTGGCGATCTTCTTCGTCTTCGCTCTCATCATCGCGGGGTGCGGGGCCAAAACGGCTGCTCCGAGAGCGGCGGTTGAAGGCGCATTTGAAAAGGCGCTTGAATTGAAATCATATGGATTCGAAACATCCATCGTTATTGATGATTTGCAAATTAATGCAGCGAGCGCGACTGATCCGAACGCGCAGATGGTCATGAGCATGCTGAAGAACGCGGAGCTGAAAATCTCCGGCGCCGTACAGCAGGAGCCGCTGCAGCTTGAAGCGAACCTGGAAGTGAAGCTCCAGGGCGATATGGCCATGACGTTCACGCTTCCAATGGTGATGACGGAAGACAAAATGTGGATTAAAGTGCCAAACATTCCGATGCTTCCGATGCCAACCGAAATCGTTGGCAAGTTCATTGAGTTCGACCTGAAGCAGTTGGCTGAAGAATCCGGCGAACCATTGCCTACGGCAGCAGACATGAAGACGATGCAAAATGCGTCCAACGATCTGGTGAAGGCCGTGCTTGGCAAGTTCGACGAGAAAGCGTTCTTCGTGAACGTCGACAAGAAGGAGGCTGCTCTGCCGGAAGGTCTCGATGTGAATCAAATCGTGAAGTTCAACGTGAACAACGACAATTTCGATCAATTCGCGACGACCTTGGTGAAGGAGGCGCTTCCTGCCGCGCTCGACGCGCTGAACAAGGATGAGTATCTCAAGCTGTTCGAGCTGGAGAAGGCGGATATCGAAGAAGCGAAGAAGGAAATCGCTACGGATGATAACGAGTTGAAGAAGGGTATTGCGGAGATTAAAGAAACGATGAAGATTAATGAGCTCAGCTTGTTGACCGCCATCAATAAGGATCAATATCCAACGTACCAACGTGCCGTAGTGAATCTGGAGTTCACGGAAGATGGCGACAAAGTGAAAATCGCCGCCAAGATGACGAACCAATATACGAACATCAACAAGCCGGTTGAATTCAAAATCGGCAAGCCAGCGGATGCCATCACAATGGACCAATTAGAGGAAATGTTTGCTGGATATTAA
- a CDS encoding GntR family transcriptional regulator, producing MIHIRIVSSTDEPIYAQIARQIRTGIFNGDLPPGTPLPSIRRLAKDLQISAITTKRAYEELEREGFIDSMVGRGSFVSGENPELVREQRLHQMEMKLEESVKEAKALNVSYADLMEHIRLLYEEEEE from the coding sequence ATGATTCATATTCGCATCGTATCATCGACGGACGAGCCGATTTATGCACAGATTGCGAGGCAGATCCGAACGGGGATATTCAATGGAGACTTGCCGCCGGGAACCCCGCTGCCCTCGATACGTCGATTGGCGAAGGATTTGCAGATTAGCGCCATCACGACGAAGCGCGCATACGAGGAGCTGGAGCGGGAAGGGTTCATCGACAGCATGGTAGGGCGGGGATCGTTCGTATCCGGCGAGAATCCGGAGCTGGTGCGGGAGCAGCGGCTTCATCAGATGGAGATGAAGCTGGAGGAGTCCGTGAAGGAGGCCAAGGCGCTGAACGTATCCTACGCCGACCTGATGGAACATATCCGCTTGCTGTATGAGGAGGAAGAGGAATGA
- a CDS encoding ABC transporter ATP-binding protein — protein MNAIEVQGITKQYPTRRMDNISFTVEQGYITGLIGPNGAGKSTLLRMLLHIVKPHQGTVKLLGMEMPDRERDIKRQVGYISDESHFYYQFRMDEMKRIIAPFYPNWDEALYKRLMDRFGLSGKQKVGQASKGMKMKFSIVMALSHHPRLLLMDEPTAGLDPVFRRELLELLLEWMEQGDRTILYSTHVTTDLDRAADYVLFLHEGRVLFHREKDQLFDTYAIVKGDSRLLDDDVRQMFIGIRETEVGFEGLVRERREAMEAFGKEAAFERPSLEDIMFYSTRTQSGGIFS, from the coding sequence ATGAACGCAATTGAAGTTCAGGGGATAACGAAGCAGTATCCGACCCGACGCATGGACAATATCAGCTTCACGGTGGAGCAAGGGTATATAACCGGGCTAATCGGGCCCAATGGAGCCGGCAAGTCAACGCTGCTTCGCATGCTCCTTCATATCGTCAAGCCCCACCAGGGCACCGTTAAGCTGCTTGGCATGGAGATGCCGGATCGGGAGCGGGACATTAAGCGGCAGGTCGGCTATATTTCGGATGAGAGTCATTTCTACTATCAGTTCCGCATGGATGAGATGAAGCGTATCATCGCTCCGTTCTATCCGAATTGGGATGAGGCGCTGTACAAGCGGCTGATGGATCGCTTCGGCTTGTCCGGGAAGCAAAAGGTAGGTCAAGCCTCCAAAGGAATGAAGATGAAATTCTCGATCGTCATGGCGTTGTCCCATCATCCGAGGCTTCTGCTGATGGATGAGCCTACGGCGGGTCTTGATCCGGTATTCCGGAGGGAACTGCTCGAGCTATTGCTGGAGTGGATGGAGCAGGGGGATCGGACGATTTTGTACTCCACCCATGTGACGACAGATCTGGATCGGGCGGCAGATTATGTGCTTTTTCTTCATGAAGGGCGGGTGCTGTTCCATCGAGAGAAGGACCAGTTGTTCGACACGTACGCGATCGTGAAGGGCGATTCGCGGTTGTTGGATGATGATGTCCGCCAGATGTTCATTGGCATCCGGGAGACCGAGGTCGGCTTCGAGGGCCTTGTGCGGGAACGGAGGGAAGCAATGGAAGCATTCGGCAAGGAAGCGGCCTTCGAGCGGCCTTCGCTGGAGGATATTATGTTCTATTCGACACGCACTCAGTCTGGGGGGATTTTCTCATGA
- a CDS encoding ABC-2 transporter permease translates to MMLLIRKEMFISVRSLAFLLIFVAIFSFSTYSIVHNLVFAGMMGTAIAFINNLSVDKRNEGFRFIYSLPVKRTEIVKAKYVTGLLYTGAGLVIGIVLSAGVKLMGGSYDLQPAGIAWTLALIIVLLSVNIPVYLLLGDKESMVATILMMIVLFGSSGILSQLARDLGRDDGMSLGVISVLSVGGSLLLYGVSYAISAIGFAKKDL, encoded by the coding sequence ATGATGCTGCTTATTAGGAAGGAAATGTTCATTTCAGTGCGATCCCTGGCTTTTCTGCTGATATTTGTCGCCATTTTTTCCTTTTCTACTTATTCGATAGTTCACAATCTGGTGTTTGCCGGCATGATGGGAACCGCTATAGCTTTTATTAATAATCTGTCAGTTGACAAAAGAAATGAGGGTTTCCGCTTTATTTACAGCTTGCCGGTCAAACGAACGGAGATCGTCAAAGCCAAATATGTTACCGGCCTATTGTATACCGGGGCGGGTCTCGTGATTGGAATTGTGCTGTCGGCAGGAGTGAAGCTTATGGGCGGTTCGTATGATCTTCAACCAGCCGGTATCGCGTGGACGCTCGCGTTGATTATCGTGCTCCTGAGCGTCAACATTCCGGTCTATCTGTTGCTGGGGGATAAGGAGAGCATGGTAGCCACGATTCTCATGATGATTGTTCTGTTCGGATCTTCCGGAATTCTGAGCCAGCTGGCGAGAGATCTGGGCAGGGACGACGGTATGTCATTGGGCGTGATCTCCGTCCTGAGCGTAGGGGGATCGCTTCTCTTGTATGGCGTGTCTTATGCCATCTCAGCGATTGGGTTCGCGAAGAAGGATTTGTAG
- the tadA gene encoding tRNA adenosine(34) deaminase TadA, producing MEDMMVHEHWMRAAMEEAKKAEAIGEVPIGAVVVRDGQIIGRGHNLRETTLDSTAHAEMIAIREASSAIGAWRLLDCTLYVTLEPCPMCAGALVQSRLPLVVYGTADPKAGCAGTLMNLLQEPRFNHRVDIIEGVLQEECAAMLTDFFRRLRKKKS from the coding sequence ATGGAAGACATGATGGTACATGAACATTGGATGCGTGCTGCCATGGAGGAAGCGAAAAAGGCGGAGGCTATCGGTGAGGTGCCGATCGGCGCCGTGGTCGTCCGGGACGGGCAGATTATTGGCCGCGGCCACAATCTGCGCGAGACGACACTCGATTCCACCGCTCATGCGGAGATGATAGCCATCCGGGAAGCAAGCAGCGCCATCGGGGCGTGGCGGCTGCTGGATTGCACCTTATACGTCACGCTGGAGCCGTGTCCGATGTGCGCGGGGGCGCTCGTTCAGTCCCGCTTGCCGCTTGTCGTCTACGGAACGGCCGATCCGAAGGCCGGCTGTGCCGGAACGCTCATGAACCTGCTGCAGGAGCCCCGCTTCAATCATCGGGTCGACATTATCGAAGGCGTGCTTCAGGAGGAGTGCGCTGCGATGCTGACCGATTTCTTCCGCCGTCTGCGCAAGAAGAAATCATAA